The Aureimonas mangrovi genome includes a region encoding these proteins:
- a CDS encoding type I secretion system permease/ATPase translates to MTKDKRSVSVRSAMRTCRSALLGIFIVSAVLNALMLTGPLFMLQVYDRVLASNSVPTLVALSAIAISLYLFSGLLDIFRSKALSLIAMRVYTRLSGPAFQASVQAPLLMGRKGASVDPTRDLDQVRRFLASSGPAAIFDLPFMPLYFAILFLFHVWLGALALAGGAVIFVLVLANELTARAPSRELNAQSAAQATLVSGSRRNAEVLRAMGMFENVSRRYDDRLADYYAAQQAVSGRSNFFSSVTKMLRLLLQSAMLGLGAYLAIHQEITAGVMIAASIIMARALAPIEQSVGNWPAFVSARQAATRLAEALKKCLPEGGTRSLPAPSGQLVVSELATAAPGEPVLALQGATFDLVAGDGLGVIGPSGSGKTSLVRALVGIWPAMRGSVRLDASTLDQWPEAERGAFIGYLPQDVELFDGTVADNIARFGNEPSIVEIIKAARLAGVHDMIANLPDGYNCMVGEGGARLSAGQRQRIGLARALYGRPFLVVLDEPNSNLDIEGERALAEAILSIRAQGSIVVIVAHRTSALAAVNKVLIIRNAQQAGFGPRDEMLGNVIPVGVQDTQRKVHHG, encoded by the coding sequence ATGACCAAGGACAAGCGTAGCGTTTCTGTCCGATCCGCAATGCGGACATGCCGGAGCGCTCTTCTCGGCATCTTCATTGTCAGCGCCGTCCTCAACGCGCTGATGCTGACCGGTCCGCTCTTCATGCTCCAGGTTTACGACCGGGTGCTGGCGAGCAATTCCGTGCCCACGCTGGTGGCGCTCTCCGCGATCGCGATCTCGCTCTATCTCTTCAGCGGGCTGCTCGACATCTTTCGGTCGAAAGCCCTCTCGCTGATCGCCATGAGGGTCTACACGCGGCTTTCTGGGCCGGCCTTCCAGGCCTCGGTGCAGGCGCCGCTGCTGATGGGGCGCAAGGGCGCGTCCGTCGACCCGACGCGAGACCTCGATCAGGTCCGGCGCTTCCTGGCCTCGTCCGGGCCGGCGGCGATCTTCGACCTGCCCTTCATGCCGCTCTACTTCGCCATCCTCTTCCTGTTCCACGTCTGGCTCGGCGCGCTGGCTCTCGCCGGTGGAGCGGTGATCTTCGTCCTCGTCCTGGCCAACGAGCTGACCGCGCGCGCCCCGAGCCGCGAGCTGAACGCGCAGAGCGCGGCGCAGGCGACGCTCGTCTCCGGTTCGCGACGCAATGCCGAAGTCCTGCGGGCGATGGGCATGTTCGAGAATGTGTCGCGGCGCTACGATGACCGGTTGGCGGACTACTACGCTGCGCAGCAGGCGGTATCGGGTCGCAGCAACTTCTTCTCCTCCGTCACCAAGATGCTGCGTCTCCTCCTGCAGTCGGCAATGCTCGGCCTTGGGGCCTACCTCGCGATTCACCAGGAGATCACGGCGGGCGTCATGATCGCCGCCTCGATCATCATGGCGCGGGCTTTGGCCCCGATCGAGCAGTCAGTCGGCAACTGGCCTGCCTTCGTCTCGGCACGCCAGGCCGCGACACGGCTGGCCGAGGCGCTGAAGAAGTGCCTGCCGGAAGGCGGCACGCGCAGCCTGCCGGCACCGAGCGGCCAACTGGTCGTCTCCGAACTCGCGACCGCCGCGCCCGGCGAACCGGTGCTGGCGCTGCAGGGCGCCACCTTCGACCTCGTGGCGGGCGACGGGCTTGGCGTCATCGGGCCGTCCGGCTCGGGCAAGACGAGCCTCGTCCGCGCGCTCGTCGGCATCTGGCCGGCGATGCGAGGTTCCGTGCGCCTCGATGCCTCGACGCTCGACCAGTGGCCGGAGGCCGAACGTGGCGCCTTCATCGGCTACCTGCCGCAGGACGTCGAACTCTTCGACGGGACGGTGGCGGACAACATCGCGCGCTTCGGCAACGAGCCCTCCATCGTCGAGATCATCAAGGCGGCACGACTTGCCGGCGTCCACGACATGATCGCCAACCTGCCGGATGGCTACAACTGCATGGTGGGCGAGGGAGGCGCTCGGCTCTCAGCGGGCCAGCGCCAGCGCATCGGCCTCGCCCGCGCGCTCTACGGCCGCCCGTTCCTCGTCGTTCTGGACGAGCCGAACTCCAATCTCGACATCGAAGGTGAGCGTGCCCTGGCCGAGGCGATCCTCTCGATCCGCGCGCAGGGCTCGATCGTCGTCATCGTCGCCCATCGCACCAGCGCGCTGGCCGCCGTCAACAAGGTCCTGATCATCCGCAACGCGCAGCAGGCCGGGTTCGGCCCTCGCGACGAGATGCTTGGAAACGTCATCCCCGTCGGCGTGCAGGACACGCAGAGGAAGGTCCATCATGGCTAA